One region of Lactobacillus johnsonii genomic DNA includes:
- the rapZ gene encoding RNase adapter RapZ: MAEQKKQLLIVTGMSGAGKTVAIKALEDMGYFVVDNLPPELLGSFWELINNSSDFSKAAVVVDLRVKSFYKDLVDEIKSLEDSQNVQSTVLFLDASDDVLVSRYKETRRLPPLAHTGRLLDGIQEERNILSRTKNISNIIIDTSHLSTKELKTKLVDKFGDNRTRTFSIEVMSFGFKYGIPIDADIVMDVRFLPNPFYIPQLKPFTGLDRRVFDYVMSKKETKEFYVKFLDMLETAIPGYIAEGKEKLTIAIGCTGGQHRSVSIARQLAVDLAKKYPVDISHREISRYIGQ, translated from the coding sequence ATGGCTGAACAAAAGAAACAATTATTGATTGTTACTGGCATGAGTGGCGCGGGTAAAACTGTGGCAATTAAAGCATTAGAAGATATGGGATATTTCGTGGTAGATAATTTACCACCAGAATTATTGGGAAGTTTCTGGGAATTAATTAACAATTCTTCGGATTTTAGTAAGGCAGCAGTAGTTGTTGACTTGAGAGTAAAGAGTTTTTATAAAGATTTGGTTGATGAAATCAAGTCTTTGGAAGATAGTCAAAATGTTCAGTCAACAGTCTTGTTTTTAGATGCTTCAGATGATGTCTTAGTGTCTAGATATAAAGAAACAAGACGTTTGCCCCCTTTGGCTCATACAGGTCGATTGCTTGATGGAATTCAAGAAGAAAGAAATATCTTATCAAGAACAAAAAACATTTCAAATATAATTATTGATACTTCTCATCTTTCTACTAAAGAATTAAAGACAAAATTAGTAGATAAGTTTGGAGACAATCGAACTCGGACATTTTCAATTGAGGTAATGAGTTTTGGATTTAAATATGGTATTCCAATTGATGCAGATATTGTGATGGATGTAAGATTTTTGCCGAATCCATTCTACATTCCTCAACTTAAACCATTTACTGGTTTAGATCGTCGAGTTTTTGATTATGTAATGAGCAAGAAAGAAACTAAAGAGTTTTATGTTAAGTTTTTAGATATGTTGGAGACGGCTATTCCAGGATATATTGCTGAAGGAAAAGAAAAATTAACTATTGCAATTGGTTGTACAGGTGGTCAGCACAGAAGCGTTTCAATTGCACGCCAATTAGCAGTTGATTTAGCTAAAAAATATCCTGTTGATATTTCTCACCGAGAGATTAGTCGTTATATTGGACAATAA
- a CDS encoding HdeD family acid-resistance protein gives MNDIYNSRHQGFDWGSFIAGILFVIASFLLLRYPGRGLQAFVFVFGILSILQGLIWISAYVKFHNIFDLSWVTIISAIIDIVIGVLFLCSREIGGLTLAILFAIWFLADSIIGIIFSWHLREYSTGYFVLCLILNIISLIIAFALLFNPMLAAITLVYLVAFWLMVFGINEIFVSWMHR, from the coding sequence ATGAACGACATTTATAATTCTAGACATCAAGGCTTTGATTGGGGCTCATTTATAGCAGGGATTTTGTTTGTTATAGCATCGTTCTTGTTATTACGCTACCCTGGTCGTGGTTTACAAGCATTTGTATTTGTATTTGGTATTTTATCAATCTTACAAGGTCTAATTTGGATTTCAGCATATGTTAAATTTCATAATATTTTTGATTTGAGCTGGGTAACAATAATTTCTGCAATTATTGATATTGTAATTGGTGTTTTGTTCCTATGTTCACGTGAAATTGGGGGATTAACTTTAGCTATTTTATTTGCTATTTGGTTCTTAGCTGATTCGATTATTGGGATTATTTTCTCATGGCACTTACGTGAATATTCAACTGGTTACTTTGTTCTTTGCTTAATTTTAAACATCATTAGTTTAATTATTGCTTTTGCTTTACTATTTAACCCAATGTTAGCCGCTATTACTTTAGTTTACTTAGTAGCATTTTGGTTAATGGTATTTGGAATCAATGAAATTTTTGTTTCATGGATGCACAGATAA
- the uvrA gene encoding excinuclease ABC subunit UvrA: MANDKIVIHGAREHNLKDISLSIPKDKLVVITGLSGSGKSSLAFDTLYAEGRRRYVESLSSYARQFLGQMDKADVDSIDGLNPAISIDQKTTSHNPRSTVGTVTEINDYLRLLWARVGHPICPNDGTLIERQSVDQMVDRVMDLPERSRIQILAPVIRSKRGEHKEVFKRIQRAGYVRVIVDGEMHEITDEFELDKNKRHSIDIVVDRLVVKENIRSRLFDSVEAALRLADGYMDVDVIKGERINFSEYYACPICGFTVGEMEPRLFSFNAPFGACPDCDGLGMKLSVDEDLVIPDKDKSLNDGALVPWANSKYYTAMLEQACTALKIPLDKPYKKLTKRQKDLILNGSKGKKIKFHLEGDFGVNDTVQEFEGILNNINRRYHHPMSKFMRDAMGKYMTELTCSTCHGKRLNEKALAVKVNGKDIAEASDLSIAKALEFFNSVKLSEQEEMIAKPILKEVRDRLTFLINVGLDYLTLSRSAGTLSGGEAQRIRLATQIGSNLSGVMYILDEPSIGLHQRDNDRLISSLKKMRDLENSLIVVEHDDETMKQADYLVDMGPGAGVYGGKVMAAGTPEEVMENPHSLTGEYLSGKKIVPVPLERRKGNGKKITVTGAKENNLKDISVDFPLGKLVVVTGVSGSGKSTLVNLILKRALAQKLNNNSAKPGKYESIKGYKNIEKIIDIDQSPIGRTPRSNPATYTSVFDDIRTLFAQTNEAKMRGYTKARFSFNVKGGRCEACHGDGIIKIEMNFLPDVYVPCEVCHGTRYNSETLEVTYREKNISQVLNMTINEACKFFENIPKIHRKLQTIVDVGLGYVKLGQSATTLSGGEAQRMKLASELQKLSTGNNFYILDEPTTGLHTDDIKRLLEVLQRLVDEGNTVLIIEHNLDVIKNADWLIDLGPEGGDGGGQVVATGTPEEVAQVKESYTGQYLKPVLERDTELTKQMINNKKEQGES, translated from the coding sequence ATGGCAAATGATAAGATTGTTATTCACGGAGCACGGGAACATAATTTAAAAGATATAAGTTTATCAATTCCAAAAGATAAATTAGTGGTTATTACTGGTTTATCAGGTTCTGGAAAAAGTTCACTGGCATTTGATACCTTATACGCTGAAGGTAGAAGACGATATGTGGAATCGTTATCAAGTTATGCTAGACAATTTTTAGGACAAATGGATAAAGCTGATGTTGACTCAATTGATGGATTAAATCCCGCAATCTCAATTGATCAAAAGACAACATCACATAATCCGCGCTCAACAGTTGGAACTGTAACAGAAATTAACGATTATTTACGTTTATTATGGGCTCGTGTAGGTCATCCAATTTGTCCAAATGATGGAACTTTAATTGAAAGACAAAGTGTAGATCAAATGGTAGATCGAGTAATGGATTTGCCTGAAAGAAGTAGAATTCAAATTTTAGCTCCAGTTATCCGGTCTAAAAGAGGAGAACATAAAGAGGTATTTAAGCGAATTCAGCGTGCAGGGTATGTACGGGTAATTGTAGATGGCGAAATGCATGAAATTACTGATGAGTTTGAGTTAGATAAAAACAAGCGACACAGTATTGATATTGTTGTAGATCGTTTAGTTGTTAAAGAAAATATTCGTAGTCGGTTATTTGATTCGGTAGAAGCAGCCCTTCGTTTAGCTGATGGTTACATGGATGTTGATGTAATTAAGGGCGAACGCATTAATTTTTCAGAATACTATGCTTGTCCGATTTGTGGTTTTACTGTTGGTGAAATGGAACCACGGTTATTTTCATTTAATGCACCTTTTGGAGCTTGTCCTGATTGTGATGGACTAGGGATGAAGCTATCTGTAGATGAAGATTTGGTAATTCCTGATAAGGATAAGTCATTAAATGATGGAGCCTTAGTTCCATGGGCTAATTCTAAGTACTATACGGCTATGTTAGAACAAGCTTGTACAGCCTTGAAAATACCTTTAGATAAACCATATAAAAAATTAACTAAAAGACAAAAAGATTTAATTTTAAATGGATCTAAAGGAAAGAAAATTAAATTCCATCTTGAAGGAGATTTTGGAGTAAACGATACAGTTCAAGAATTTGAAGGAATTTTAAATAATATCAATCGTCGATATCATCATCCAATGTCTAAATTCATGCGGGATGCAATGGGTAAGTATATGACTGAACTTACTTGTTCAACTTGTCATGGTAAAAGATTAAATGAAAAAGCTTTAGCAGTGAAAGTAAATGGTAAAGATATTGCTGAAGCATCTGATCTTTCTATTGCAAAAGCATTAGAATTTTTCAATTCAGTTAAATTAAGTGAACAAGAAGAAATGATTGCTAAACCGATTTTGAAAGAAGTACGGGATCGCTTAACATTTCTAATTAATGTTGGTTTAGACTATCTTACTCTATCTCGTTCTGCTGGCACTCTATCTGGTGGAGAAGCGCAAAGAATTAGACTAGCAACTCAAATTGGTTCTAATTTATCAGGAGTCATGTATATTCTAGATGAACCATCGATTGGACTTCATCAGCGTGATAATGATCGACTTATTTCTTCTCTTAAGAAAATGAGAGATCTTGAAAATTCACTAATTGTAGTAGAACATGATGATGAGACCATGAAACAAGCTGATTACTTAGTTGATATGGGACCTGGAGCAGGAGTATACGGCGGAAAGGTGATGGCTGCTGGTACACCTGAAGAAGTAATGGAGAATCCACATTCTTTAACTGGAGAGTATTTGTCTGGTAAAAAGATTGTTCCAGTTCCTCTAGAGCGAAGAAAGGGTAACGGTAAAAAAATAACTGTTACTGGTGCAAAAGAAAATAATTTAAAAGATATTTCTGTTGATTTTCCTTTAGGTAAATTAGTTGTTGTAACCGGAGTATCAGGGTCCGGAAAATCAACATTAGTTAACTTGATTTTGAAACGTGCTTTAGCACAGAAGTTAAATAATAATTCTGCAAAGCCCGGTAAATATGAGTCAATTAAGGGATATAAAAATATCGAAAAAATTATAGATATTGATCAAAGTCCTATTGGACGAACTCCACGCAGTAATCCAGCCACATATACTAGTGTATTTGATGATATCCGTACTTTATTTGCACAGACTAATGAAGCAAAAATGCGTGGATATACCAAGGCTAGATTTTCTTTTAACGTTAAGGGAGGTCGATGCGAAGCATGTCATGGAGATGGAATCATTAAGATAGAAATGAATTTCCTGCCTGATGTGTATGTTCCTTGTGAGGTTTGTCACGGAACAAGATATAACTCAGAAACTTTGGAAGTAACCTACCGTGAAAAAAATATTTCTCAAGTTTTAAACATGACAATTAATGAAGCATGCAAATTCTTTGAAAATATTCCAAAAATTCATCGTAAGTTACAAACAATTGTTGATGTAGGATTAGGATATGTAAAGTTAGGACAATCAGCAACTACTCTGTCTGGTGGGGAAGCACAAAGAATGAAGTTAGCTTCTGAATTACAAAAACTTTCTACTGGGAATAATTTCTATATCTTAGATGAACCTACTACTGGGTTGCACACTGATGACATTAAACGTCTGTTAGAGGTACTGCAACGCTTAGTTGATGAAGGAAATACCGTTTTAATTATTGAACATAACTTAGACGTCATTAAAAATGCAGATTGGCTAATAGATTTGGGGCCTGAAGGAGGAGATGGCGGTGGACAAGTTGTGGCTACTGGTACTCCAGAAGAAGTTGCTCAAGTAAAAGAAAGTTATACTGGCCAATATTTAAAACCTGTCCTTGAAAGAGATACTGAGTTAACTAAGCAAATGATAAATAATAAAAAGGAGCAAGGAGAAAGTTAA
- the uvrB gene encoding excinuclease ABC subunit UvrB, with translation MIRRQKNKKFELVSKFQPAGDQEQAIKKLTDGFEQGEKAQILEGATGTGKTFTMANVIAKLNKPTLVISHNKTLVGQLYGEFKEFFPKNAVDYFVSYYDYYQPEAYVPQSDTYIEKDSSINDEIDQLRHKTTSDLMSRNDVIVVASVSCIYGLGDPREYAASVVSLSEGQEISRDVLLRDLVNIQYDRNDIDFQRGRFRVRGDVVEIFPAGYSDHAFRIEFFGDEIDRIVEVDSLTGEVIGEREQVSIFPATHFVTNEQIMERALASIKDEMNIQVKKFEGEGKLLEAQRIKQRTTYDMEMMSEVGYTNGIENYSRHMEGRKAGQPPHTLLDFFPDDFLILIDESHATMPELKAMYNGDRARKQTLIDYGFRLPSALDNRPLKLEEFEKHVNQIMYVSATPGDYELNQTDHKVEQIIRPTGLLDPEIEVRPIKGQIDDLVGEVNKRIERDERVFVTTLTKKMAEDLTDYLKDLGIKVRYLHSDIKTLERLEIIRDLRLGKFDVLIGINLLREGIDVPEVSLVAILDADKEGFLRSTRPLVQTIGRAARNSNGKVIMYADSITDSMREAIDATERRRSLQMKFNKEHGITPKTIVKPIRDVISITKDSEDKENKESFADLNFDELTKKQKQNMIKTLTAQMREAAKKLDFEEAANLRDAIMDLKKQVHEKKK, from the coding sequence ATGATTAGACGACAAAAAAATAAAAAATTTGAACTTGTCTCTAAATTTCAACCAGCAGGAGATCAAGAACAAGCAATTAAAAAGTTGACTGATGGATTTGAGCAAGGAGAAAAAGCACAAATCCTTGAAGGTGCTACTGGAACCGGTAAGACTTTTACTATGGCGAATGTAATAGCTAAGTTAAATAAGCCAACTTTAGTAATTTCTCATAATAAAACTTTAGTTGGTCAACTGTATGGTGAATTTAAAGAATTTTTTCCTAAGAATGCCGTGGACTATTTTGTGTCTTATTATGATTACTATCAACCGGAAGCTTATGTACCACAATCTGATACTTATATTGAGAAAGATTCATCAATTAATGATGAAATTGATCAATTGCGTCATAAGACCACTAGTGATTTAATGTCGAGAAATGATGTAATTGTTGTAGCTTCAGTATCATGTATTTATGGTTTAGGTGATCCAAGAGAATATGCGGCTAGTGTAGTCTCCTTATCTGAAGGTCAAGAGATTAGTCGAGATGTGTTATTGCGAGATTTAGTTAATATTCAATATGATCGTAATGATATTGATTTTCAGCGTGGACGCTTTAGAGTACGTGGTGACGTAGTAGAAATTTTTCCAGCGGGATATTCTGATCATGCATTTAGAATTGAATTTTTTGGTGATGAGATTGACCGAATTGTTGAAGTGGATTCTTTGACCGGTGAAGTAATTGGAGAGCGGGAACAAGTTTCTATTTTCCCAGCCACTCACTTTGTTACTAATGAACAAATTATGGAAAGAGCTTTGGCCTCAATTAAAGATGAAATGAATATTCAGGTGAAAAAGTTTGAAGGGGAAGGAAAACTTTTAGAAGCTCAACGAATTAAACAAAGAACCACTTATGATATGGAAATGATGAGTGAAGTTGGCTACACTAATGGAATTGAAAACTATTCTAGACACATGGAAGGACGGAAAGCTGGCCAACCACCACATACTTTGTTAGATTTCTTCCCTGATGACTTCTTAATTTTAATTGATGAATCACATGCCACCATGCCAGAATTAAAGGCAATGTACAATGGAGATAGAGCACGTAAGCAAACCTTAATTGATTATGGTTTTAGACTTCCATCTGCTTTAGATAACCGACCTTTAAAATTAGAAGAGTTTGAAAAACATGTAAATCAAATCATGTATGTATCAGCCACCCCTGGTGATTATGAACTTAATCAAACTGATCATAAGGTTGAACAAATTATCCGTCCTACTGGATTGCTTGACCCCGAAATTGAAGTTAGACCAATTAAGGGACAGATTGATGATTTAGTTGGTGAAGTTAATAAGCGTATTGAACGTGATGAGCGCGTTTTTGTTACAACTTTAACTAAGAAAATGGCGGAAGACTTAACCGACTATTTGAAAGATTTGGGAATAAAAGTACGGTATCTACATTCTGATATTAAAACTTTAGAACGTCTTGAAATTATTAGAGATTTAAGACTAGGAAAATTTGATGTACTGATAGGGATTAATCTTTTGAGAGAAGGTATTGATGTACCTGAAGTCTCTCTAGTTGCAATTCTGGATGCTGATAAAGAAGGTTTTCTCCGTTCTACCAGACCTTTAGTTCAAACAATTGGTCGGGCTGCTAGAAATTCAAATGGTAAGGTAATTATGTATGCTGATTCGATTACTGATTCAATGCGTGAAGCAATTGATGCTACGGAGAGAAGACGTAGTCTACAAATGAAGTTCAACAAAGAGCATGGCATTACTCCTAAAACTATCGTTAAACCAATTAGAGATGTAATTTCTATCACTAAAGATAGTGAGGATAAAGAGAATAAGGAAAGTTTTGCTGACTTAAACTTTGATGAATTGACTAAGAAACAAAAACAAAATATGATTAAGACTCTAACTGCACAAATGCGGGAAGCTGCTAAGAAACTGGACTTTGAAGAAGCAGCTAACTTGCGTGATGCAATTATGGACTTAAAAAAACAGGTGCATGAAAAGAAAAAGTAG
- a CDS encoding phospho-sugar mutase, which yields MNAKEIYSQWTNANNLPDYLKDQLNDLGKDEKWIEDAFGQDINFGTAGMRGRLEPGTNRINLFTVGRVTEGLARLIDENGEEAKKRGVAISFDSRYHSREFAEHAARILGAHGIHVYLFDDLRPTPELSFAVRHLNTFAGINITASHNAKQYNGYKVYGEDGAQMAPENADRLFAYAQKVDDIFSVKAAPVEELRVNGTLQLIGEDVDEAYLARLKDVTVGPEMVKANADKLKIIYTPLHGTGKMLYDRAFRQGGFDNVIPVPSQSIIDPEFPTTIKPNPEYRDVFEPGFKLANEVNANVIIATDPDADRMGAAVRKSDGDFQVLTGNQIATLMAYYLLVHMKENGTLSSDYELVTSVVSSALPFKIADDFRIKTKHVLTGFKYIGEEVDRMNKENDGKFLMGFEESYGYLFKPFARDKDAMQGALMFAEVASYYASKGMTVFDGLQEIWQKYGVAYEITKAIEMPGIGGQKKMAELMSKLRKEHLTEINGAKVVKIQDFETQETIEDGKKTPLAGFPKSNVLKYFLDDETWVALRPSGTEPVIKAYVGVNKKDIETAEKAAEEYQDALANLLK from the coding sequence ATGAACGCAAAAGAAATTTATAGTCAATGGACTAATGCAAATAATTTACCTGATTATTTAAAAGATCAATTAAATGATCTAGGTAAAGATGAAAAGTGGATTGAAGATGCTTTCGGACAAGATATTAATTTTGGTACTGCCGGGATGAGAGGTAGACTTGAACCTGGTACAAACAGAATTAATTTGTTTACTGTGGGAAGAGTAACCGAAGGTCTTGCAAGACTAATTGATGAAAATGGTGAAGAAGCTAAGAAACGTGGCGTTGCAATTTCTTTTGATTCACGTTATCACTCAAGAGAATTCGCCGAACACGCAGCTCGTATTTTAGGTGCACATGGAATTCATGTATACTTATTTGATGATTTGAGACCAACTCCTGAATTATCATTTGCTGTCCGTCACTTAAATACCTTTGCTGGAATTAACATCACTGCTTCACATAATGCTAAACAATATAATGGTTATAAGGTTTATGGTGAAGACGGTGCTCAGATGGCGCCAGAAAATGCAGATCGCTTGTTTGCTTATGCTCAAAAAGTTGATGACATTTTTAGCGTTAAAGCTGCTCCCGTGGAAGAACTACGGGTTAATGGCACGCTACAATTGATTGGTGAAGATGTAGATGAAGCATACTTAGCTCGTTTAAAGGATGTTACTGTTGGTCCTGAAATGGTTAAGGCTAATGCTGATAAATTAAAGATTATCTATACTCCACTACATGGTACTGGAAAGATGCTGTATGATCGCGCCTTCAGACAAGGTGGTTTTGACAATGTGATTCCAGTTCCAAGTCAATCCATCATTGATCCAGAATTCCCTACAACTATCAAACCTAACCCAGAATACCGTGATGTATTTGAACCAGGATTTAAACTAGCTAATGAAGTTAATGCAAATGTTATTATTGCGACTGACCCAGATGCCGATAGAATGGGTGCTGCTGTTAGAAAATCAGATGGTGATTTCCAAGTTTTAACTGGTAATCAAATTGCTACATTAATGGCCTATTACTTATTAGTTCATATGAAGGAAAACGGAACTCTTTCATCCGACTATGAATTAGTAACTTCAGTAGTTTCAAGTGCACTTCCATTTAAGATTGCTGATGATTTCCGTATTAAAACTAAGCATGTGCTAACTGGATTCAAGTACATTGGTGAAGAAGTTGACCGAATGAATAAAGAAAATGACGGTAAATTCTTGATGGGATTTGAAGAAAGTTACGGTTACTTATTCAAGCCATTCGCAAGAGACAAGGATGCTATGCAAGGTGCACTAATGTTTGCCGAAGTAGCAAGTTACTATGCATCTAAAGGAATGACTGTTTTTGATGGATTACAAGAAATCTGGCAAAAATATGGTGTAGCTTACGAAATTACTAAGGCTATCGAAATGCCCGGTATTGGTGGTCAAAAGAAGATGGCTGAATTAATGAGTAAGTTACGTAAAGAACATTTAACTGAAATTAATGGTGCAAAAGTTGTTAAGATTCAAGACTTCGAAACCCAAGAAACCATTGAAGATGGAAAGAAAACTCCATTAGCTGGTTTTCCTAAGTCTAATGTTTTGAAGTACTTCTTAGATGATGAAACTTGGGTTGCTCTTCGTCCATCAGGAACTGAACCTGTAATTAAGGCTTATGTTGGAGTAAATAAGAAAGATATTGAAACTGCAGAAAAGGCCGCAGAAGAGTATCAAGATGCATTAGCTAATTTATTAAAGTAA
- a CDS encoding aldose epimerase family protein: MKNSFKKYGRKDSQDLCEISLENDHGVQVNLLNYGATLEKILLNQENMILTLNSPEDYSKERNFLGGTVGRICGRVRLGQWKHGRQIQQLPQNDGKNHIHGGRGTDMKIWNFKLKNSDQEAQVDFFLFDVDGTNDYPGNMKLHARYKLDNENNLTYILTAVSDQLTIFNPANHTYFNLGEKAADLELQLAADYYLPVGEDGLPNQGMKNVKNTPFDFRKKKKISLALNSDDDQIKLRNGLDHPFILNGMQPAAILTSKNHQMIMTTNAPAIVMYTANHFNHTGVANNIGQYDGITLEAQCPPAEGADLGEITLLPYEKFERKINWNFK; this comes from the coding sequence ATGAAAAATAGTTTTAAAAAGTATGGACGTAAAGATAGCCAAGATTTGTGTGAGATCAGCCTTGAAAATGATCATGGAGTGCAGGTTAATCTTCTCAATTATGGCGCCACTTTAGAGAAAATCTTATTGAATCAGGAGAATATGATCTTGACTTTGAATAGTCCAGAAGATTATTCAAAAGAAAGAAATTTTTTAGGTGGGACAGTTGGTCGGATTTGTGGTCGCGTTCGTCTAGGACAATGGAAACATGGAAGACAGATCCAGCAATTACCTCAAAATGATGGAAAAAATCATATTCATGGAGGCCGTGGAACTGACATGAAGATTTGGAATTTTAAGCTAAAAAATTCTGATCAAGAAGCTCAAGTTGACTTTTTCCTTTTTGACGTAGATGGTACTAATGACTATCCGGGTAATATGAAATTACATGCTCGTTATAAGTTAGATAATGAGAACAACCTAACTTATATACTTACGGCTGTAAGTGACCAATTAACAATTTTTAATCCAGCTAATCATACTTATTTTAATTTAGGAGAAAAAGCAGCTGACTTAGAACTACAACTTGCAGCTGACTATTACTTGCCTGTTGGTGAAGATGGCTTACCGAATCAAGGGATGAAAAATGTCAAAAATACTCCTTTTGACTTTAGAAAGAAAAAGAAAATTTCTCTAGCTTTAAACAGTGATGATGATCAAATTAAATTGCGTAATGGTTTAGATCATCCTTTTATCTTAAATGGAATGCAGCCGGCTGCAATCTTAACATCAAAAAATCATCAAATGATTATGACTACGAATGCACCTGCAATTGTGATGTATACAGCTAATCACTTTAATCATACTGGTGTTGCAAATAATATTGGACAGTATGATGGAATTACATTAGAAGCCCAATGTCCACCTGCGGAGGGAGCCGATTTAGGAGAGATTACGTTACTTCCTTATGAAAAGTTTGAACGTAAAATCAACTGGAATTTCAAGTGA
- a CDS encoding UDP-glucose--hexose-1-phosphate uridylyltransferase, whose translation MKVIEKFAHEVIDSGTYKELDYVYLVNKIKALVGDEDEEYDENLSPVKQLVQIAVDQKKIPDDITSREVLNDELYDLKIPAPSKVNEIFWEKMQKSPKTATDWFYRLCVDNNYVKKEAIAKNIVFSGKSSKNHELEITINLSKPEKDPKAIAAAAHNVENKYPKCALCLENEGYLGGYGKNARSNLRIIRMMIGGRPWGFQYSPYAYFNEHCIFLDQKHIPMIINQQTLINLVDIEKQLPEYFVGSNADLPIVGGSMLAHEHYQGGRHIFPMMKAKIKKEIYFEKYPEVKAGIVDWPMSDLRLISKNSLDLIDLGSKIIDFWDHYSDPARQIKAFEGNSKHHTVTPIMHREGESFILDLVLRDNNTSDEYPLGIFHPHAELWHIKKENIGLIEVMGRAILPGRLKGELEEVKKYLLNQDNQIADSHLDWARKLKTDSQITKENVDQVLQQALVEIFDRVLECAGVFKNNRDGEIGWQKFTDALISEVDR comes from the coding sequence ATGAAAGTTATTGAAAAATTTGCGCATGAAGTGATTGATAGTGGAACGTATAAAGAATTAGATTATGTTTACCTAGTTAATAAAATTAAGGCTTTGGTAGGAGATGAAGATGAAGAATATGATGAAAATCTATCTCCTGTAAAGCAACTTGTGCAAATAGCTGTAGATCAAAAAAAAATCCCTGATGATATTACCTCACGTGAAGTTTTGAATGATGAATTATATGATTTAAAAATACCAGCACCTTCAAAGGTAAATGAAATTTTCTGGGAAAAGATGCAAAAGTCGCCTAAGACTGCAACTGATTGGTTTTATCGACTTTGTGTTGACAATAATTATGTTAAAAAAGAAGCTATTGCTAAAAATATTGTTTTTTCTGGAAAGAGCTCTAAGAATCATGAATTGGAAATAACAATTAATCTTTCAAAACCTGAAAAAGATCCTAAAGCAATCGCAGCTGCAGCTCATAATGTGGAAAACAAGTACCCCAAATGTGCACTGTGTTTAGAAAATGAAGGGTATCTAGGTGGATATGGAAAAAATGCGCGCAGCAATTTGCGAATAATCCGGATGATGATCGGAGGTCGACCTTGGGGCTTTCAATATTCACCGTATGCCTATTTTAATGAGCATTGTATTTTCTTAGATCAAAAGCATATCCCAATGATTATTAATCAACAAACTTTAATTAATTTAGTTGATATTGAAAAGCAGCTGCCTGAATATTTTGTTGGTTCAAATGCAGACTTACCAATTGTTGGTGGTTCAATGCTAGCCCATGAACATTACCAAGGTGGACGTCATATTTTTCCAATGATGAAGGCTAAAATTAAAAAAGAGATTTATTTTGAAAAATATCCTGAAGTTAAGGCTGGTATAGTTGATTGGCCAATGAGTGATCTACGCTTGATTAGTAAAAATTCATTAGATCTAATTGATTTAGGGAGTAAAATTATTGATTTTTGGGATCATTATAGCGATCCAGCTCGTCAAATTAAAGCTTTTGAAGGTAATAGTAAACATCATACTGTTACGCCAATCATGCACCGTGAGGGAGAAAGTTTTATTTTAGATTTAGTTCTTCGTGATAATAATACTAGTGATGAATATCCATTAGGAATTTTCCACCCACATGCTGAACTTTGGCACATTAAAAAAGAAAACATTGGTTTAATCGAAGTAATGGGTAGAGCAATTTTACCCGGAAGACTTAAAGGAGAATTAGAGGAAGTTAAGAAGTATTTACTTAATCAAGATAATCAAATAGCTGATAGTCACCTTGATTGGGCTAGAAAACTGAAAACAGATTCTCAGATTACCAAAGAAAATGTTGACCAGGTTTTACAGCAAGCTTTAGTTGAAATATTTGATCGAGTACTCGAGTGTGCGGGTGTTTTTAAGAATAATAGAGATGGAGAAATAGGTTGGCAAAAGTTTACTGATGCTTTGATAAGCGAGGTAGATAGGTAA